The sequence AAGGATTTTAAACGGCCAAGCCTTGCCAGTTCCGCACGAAGCGACTGGTTTTCCATATCAAGGGCCATATTTTTTTGGGTTAAATATTGAATGTTTTTTCCGGCATTGAAGAGATGTTTTATTGACTTTGCTGTGTCCGTTGTATAAAAAACAAAGTCCCCTGTTTTTTCCTGAACAGAATGGGCAGCCTTTGCAACAGGGGCGGCTGCCCCTTTTTTCCATGCAAATATCCCGGCAATTATGGTAATTACAATAACTGCCGAGTAAAATAACTTTTGTGAGAGTTTAAGCCTTCGTTTCATCTTCCCTTTTTAAGAAGCAATGTGCGTTTCTTCGCCTTCAAAAGAGAGCCTTCTTAAGACGTCAAGCTGCTCTTCAAGCATCTTGCCGGCGCCTTTTACGACGCATTCCTGGGGGGACTCGCCAATGTGAACCGGCACTCCGGTTTCCTCCCTTAACTTCTTGTCGAAATTCCTAAGCTGCGCTCCGCCGCCGGTCAGCACAATACCCTTGTCAATTATGTCGGCCGCAAGTTCCGGTTTGGTCTGTTCAAGCGTAAACTTGATGCCGTCAATTATTTTGGTTATCGGCTCTTCAATGGCTATTGCCATTTCGTCCGAATTTATTCTTATTGTCCTTGGAAGCCCTGTTGTTAAATCGCTTCCCTTTACATCCATTTCTTCTGTCTTGTCAAGTTTAATGGCGCAGCCGATCTGAATCTTTATTTTTTCGGCTGTGCGCTCCCCAACGTGGATATTATATGCTTTTTTAAGATATGCTGTTATGGCATCATCAAACTTATCGCCGGCAGTCCTGATTGAATTAAAAACAACAAGGCCTCCCATTGAAATTACCGCTACTTCAGTTGTTCCGCCGCCGATATCTACAACCATATGGCCCACCGGATCTTCTACAGGAAGGCCCGCGCCTATTGCCGCTGCCATTGGTTCATCAATAAGATAAACTTCCCTTGCGCCCGCCTGAATCGCGGATTCGCGTACGGCGCGCCTTTCAACCGGCGTTACGCCTTTAGGAACGGATATGGCAATTCTTGGGCTTACAAGCGAATGCCTGTTATGTACTTTTACGATGAAATATCTTAACATCTTTTCTGTTACGTTAAAGTCAGCTATAACACCGTCTTTCATCGGCCTTATTGCCTGCACGTCTCCGGGAGTTTTGCCTACCATTTCTTTCGCGGCATTACCCACGGCAATTACTTCGCGGCCTTTGTAAAGCGCCACAATTGACGGCTCTTTTAATACGATTCCTTTGCCTTTAAGATATACAAGCGTCGTGGCCGTTCCAAGGTCAATGGCCATGTCGTTGGAAAACATTCCAAGAAAATAATCCAATATCATTTATTTTTTCCCCTTTCCCTTTACAACTTTCTTAGGCGCTGCCTTTTTAGCTGTTTTGGGGGCTGTTTTTGCGGCTGTTTTTGCCGGCTTTTTCTCTACTGACTTTTTAGTATCCGCCTTTACTGATGGTGCGGGCGCGGAAGCAGATGACCCTTTTTTATTCATAAATTTTTCAAAATCAAATCCGCCCCACTCTATCATTCCCTGAAGGACCACAAGCCCTATTAATAACAATAAAAGCAATACCCCTAAAATTACTCCAACCATAAATAATACCTCCTGAAATATAATTTTTTAATTAAGTGTTTTACCGTTGAAATCAGAAAAATTATA is a genomic window of Candidatus Goldiibacteriota bacterium HGW-Goldbacteria-1 containing:
- a CDS encoding rod shape-determining protein (functions in MreBCD complex in some organisms), whose translation is MILDYFLGMFSNDMAIDLGTATTLVYLKGKGIVLKEPSIVALYKGREVIAVGNAAKEMVGKTPGDVQAIRPMKDGVIADFNVTEKMLRYFIVKVHNRHSLVSPRIAISVPKGVTPVERRAVRESAIQAGAREVYLIDEPMAAAIGAGLPVEDPVGHMVVDIGGGTTEVAVISMGGLVVFNSIRTAGDKFDDAITAYLKKAYNIHVGERTAEKIKIQIGCAIKLDKTEEMDVKGSDLTTGLPRTIRINSDEMAIAIEEPITKIIDGIKFTLEQTKPELAADIIDKGIVLTGGGAQLRNFDKKLREETGVPVHIGESPQECVVKGAGKMLEEQLDVLRRLSFEGEETHIAS